GACCATCGTCCTGCCCATGTCGAGTATGGCATCAATTCCGAGGATCATGGCGTAGGCGAGTGCCACGGGGCTTCCGGCAGTTAGGTCGAGACCAACGCTCTGGAGCACCATCGCGAGCATTATAGCTCCCGCACCCGGAACACCGGCGGTTCCTATTGATGCCAGAACCGCGGTTAGAACGACCACGAGCTGCTGGCTGAGGGTGAGCGGGTGGCCTATTGCGTTGGCAACGAAGAGAACCGTAACACCCTGATAGAGGGCTGTTCCGTCCATGTTTATCGTCGCACCGAGGGGCAGGGTGAAAGAGAATATCCCCTTATCAACGCCCATCTCCTCCTCGGCCACGCGCATCGTAACGGGCAGCGTTCCGCTGGAACTCCTTGTAACAAAGGCAGTGAGCATCGCGTCCTTCGCCTTCTTGATGAACTTAAGCGGGTCGATGCCGAAGACCTTCAGCAGGATGAAGTACGTGATGACTATCTGAAGGAAGAGGCCGGTGTAGACCGCTCCAACGACCTTGGCGAGCGGTCCGACGACCTTGACACCCTGCTCAGCCATGACGTAGGCTATGAGGGCGAAGACGCCTATCGGTGCGTACTGCATGACCCCTCCGACTATGAGGTACATAGCCTCGGCCAGGCCATCGAAGACCCTCAGGAGCGTCTCCGCGGATTTTCTGACTCTTTCCTCGTTCCTGTTCATCAGGTAGGTTATGGCTATCCCGAGGATTATGGCGAAGAATATCACCGGAAGGACCTCACCCTTGGAAAGGGAAGCGAACGGGTTGGTTGGCACTATGTTGAGGAGGGTCTGGACGAGGGAAGGTGACTTTGCCTCTATGGCTTTTCCCGTGCCGCTTCCGAGATTCACACCGGCACCGACGTTGAAGAGTCTACCAACGATGAGACCGAAGAAAACGGCCATGGCCGAGGTAGCAAGGTAATAGACCACTATCTTAACTCCAACACGGCCAAGACGTGCCGGGCTGATGCTCGCGGCACCGACGACGAGCGACGCCAGAACTATCGGCATCACAAGCATCTTCAGCAGTCTGACGAACAGGTCGCCGAAGGGCTTAATGTACGTCTTCACCGCACCTGCGTAGCCGAAATGCCCCGCTATAAGACCAAAGACGGCACCGAGAACCAAACCGATCAGGATTTTTCACAGAACTGGATAGTCTAGATAGCGCCTCAAGAGGCCCTTTCCCATTTTCCCACCTCCTTATTGGCTGGCTTATTGCCAGCACACGATTGGTGGAGAAGAAAGTTTATTAGAGTTATCGATGGGGAAATTGGCAAAATGTCAAAAACTCAGATAATCCTGAGCGATACATCACCGTAGAGCACTTTAATTATCTGTCCATCAACGTCCAGAAGGAGTGAGCCGTCACCGGAAACATCTACCACGGTACCAACGAGTTCACCACCATCCTGCAGAACCCTGACCTTTTTTCCGATCAACACGGTCCTTTCCCTGACTTCACCCACCAAAAGGGCAGGATTCTCAAGGAAAACGCCGTACCAGTGCCCCAAGTGGTGTAACAGCTTCTTCAAAACCTCTTCAAGGTTCACCGATTTGTCGAGAAGCCCCTTCATCGATACGGCGGTTTCCTTCAGCTCGTTCGGGATTTCATTGTTCACGTTGAGGCCGATGCCCATAATCACCGAGCTTCCCTTTGCCTCTGTAAGGATTCCGGAGATCTTTTTCTCTCCAACCCAGACGTCGTTGGGCCACTTTATCCATGCATCAATACCAAAGTCCCTCAGCGTGTCCGCGACGGCCAGAGCACCCACGAAGACCAGCCTTGGGTCAATCTTAGGCGGCTTTAGAACAACGCTCATCCACAGGCCGCCTTCAGGCGATGCCCAGGCTCTGCCCCTCCTTCCCCTACCGGTGGTCTGCCTCTTTGCAACTACGACGGTTCCCTCAGGTGCATCCGGGATGAGCTTCTTGGCGTACTCGTTGGTAGAGTCAACTTCATCGAGGCGAAGGATTTTCCACTCCATGGTTTCCCCCACTGGAGTTCGGGCGGATGTTTAAATCGTTATGGAAAACCTTAAATTCTTCCACTAATATATCACTCTCGGTGAGTAGTATGGATGCATACCAGAGTGTTGGTATTAGGAGAAGGCTCAAGAGGTTCTTCCGCAGGGACGGGAGGGCCCTAATATTCGCGATGGATCACGGCTTTGAGCACGGGCCAACAGATTTCGAGCCCGTCTGGGAGCACGTGAACCCGAGGGTCATCATAAGGAAGGTCGTTAGGGCCGGCGTTGACGGCGTCATGATGCTACCAGGTATCGTCAGGATGGCCGGCGATGAGGTCAAGCCCGACAGAGGTCTGATGATAAAGCTCACGAGCAAGACCAACCTCAGGCCGAAGGACGAACAGCTCCTCCAGAGCCAGCTTGGCTACGTTGAGGACGCGATAAAGCTCGGCGCCGACGCTATAGCGGCAACCGTCTACTGGGGCTCACCGCAGGAAGACGTTATGATGCGCCAGTTTGCAGAGATAGCGAGCTACGCCCACGATCTGGGCTTCCCGGTTGTCCAGTTCGCCTATCCGCGCGGCCCGTACATCAACGAGAAGTACGGCAAGAAGGAGGACTACCGCGTCGTAATGTACGGCGCTAGGGCGGCCGCCGAAACTGGAGCCGACATGATAAAGACCTACTGGACGGGGTCAAGGGAGACCTTCGCCAAGGTCGTTGACGCCGCGGCCGGCGTTCCGGTTCTCCTCAGCGGAGGGGCAAAGACCGAGAACCCAGTGGACTTCCTTAAGGTCGTCTGGGAGGTCATCGAGGCCGGTGGCTCAGGAGCAGTCGTCGGAAGGAACATCTTCCAGCGCGAGAACCCAGAGCCGATGATAAAGGCCCTCATAAGGGTCATTCACAGGAATGAAGATCCAGAAGAGGCGGCAAAGGCAGAGGGGCTTATTTAAGGTTTGGTCAATCCTCATCCAGCTCTTTCTTTTTCCGATCTCAAAAGTCGGCGATCTGATAGCCTGTTGAGATTTCTAGGTGGAGGACGCTAAAGGTGTATCCTGCCAGAAGGAACGCCCTTTTTACACCAAAATAGGTCCATTGGTGAACTTTTAACTTCATCAGCGCCCGAATTTTTCTCTGCGCAACATTTTTATACATTCCCGCGGAATTTCTACTCGAAAGTTGCTTTCTCAGGAGGGATAGGAATGGCAGAAAAGATCGTTGAAGAACTCAGGCCCTTCTTCGACCCTAAGGCGGTCGCAATCATCGGTGCCACTGACAAGAAGGGGAAGGTTGGAAACGTCATTTTTGAGAACTTTAGGATGAACAAGGAGCGCGGCATTTTCAAGGGCAACATCTATCCCGTCAACCCCAAGCTCGATGAGATTGAAGGATACAAGGTCTACCACAGCGTTAAAGAACTTCCAGATGACACTGATCTTGCCGTCATAGCTATTCCTGCCAAGTTCGTGCCGGCAACGATGAAGGACATTGCTGAGAAGGGCATTAAGGCGGTCGTCATCATCACCGGAGGCTTCGGCGAGCTCGGTGAGGAAGGCAAGAAGATGGAGCGCGAAATCTACGAGATAGCCAAGGCCCACGGGATAAGAGTCATCGGGCCCAACTGCGTCGGCGTCTACGTTCCGGATACTGGTGTCGATACCGTCTTCCTGCCCGAGGAGAAGATGGACAGGCCGAAGAGCGGGCCGATAGCCTTCGTCAGCCAGAGCGGTGCATTCGCAGCTGCCATGCTCGACTGGGCGGCGATGGCGGGAATAGGCATCGGTAAGATGGTCAGCTACGGCAACAAGATAGACGTTGACGACGCCGACCTAATGGAGTACTTCATCCACGACGACGAGATAAAGGTCGCTACATTCTACATCGAGGGCGTTAAGGACGGAAGGAAGTTCATGGAGGCTGCAAAGAAGATCACCAAGGTCAAGCCCGTAATCGCCTTGAAGAGCGGAAGGACCGAGTACGGTGCCAAAGCCGCCTCTTCGCACACCGGCTCGCTCGCTGGAGCGGATACCATCTACGACGCCGTCTTCAAGCAGACTGGAATAATCCGTGCCGAGGACTTCGAGCACATGTTCGACTTGGCTAAGGCCTTTGCAGCCCTGGGCCACAAGCTCCCGAAGGGCGACAGGATAGGCATAATCACAGACGGCGGTGGAGCCGGCGTCATGGCGAGCGACGCAGTTGCCAAGTTCGGGTTGAAGATGGCGGAGCTGAGTGAGGATACGATAAAGTTCCTCAAGGAGAACTTCCCACCACATGCCGTAGCTGGCAACCCCACTGACGTCGTCGGCGACACAGACGCTGAGAGATACAGAATAGCTATTGAAGCCTTCACGAAGGACCCGAACGTCGATGCAATAGTGGTAATCGTCCTCTTCCAGGTTCCGCTCCTTGAGGAGGAGAAGATAATCGAGATACTCGCCGACTACCAGAAGAAGACTGACAAGCCGATAGTGGCTGTTGCGATGGGTGGAAGGAAGACCGACCGCTACGCGAGGATGCTTGAGGAGAAGGGCGTCCCGGTTTATCCGACCCCAGAGAGGGGAGTTAGGGCCATGGAAGGCCTCGTTAGGTATGCCGAATACCTCCGCAAGGTTAAGGAGGAATGAGTTATGGCCAAGGAAGAGGCCCTTAAGGTTATTGAGGACGTTTTGAAGTCCGGGAGGACTGCGCTCGTTGAGTACGAGGCCAAGCAGGTCTTGAAGGCCTACGGCCTGCCCGTTCCAGATGAGAAGCTTGCGAAGACCCTCGATGAGGCACTAAAGTACGCCGAGGAGATAGGCTATCCAGTTGCAATGAAGCTTATGTCGCCGCAGATACTCCACAAGAGCGATGCTAAGGTCGTTATGCTCAACATAAAGTCTCCTGAGGAGCTGAAGCAGAAGTGGGAGGAGATCCACGAGAACGCGAGGAAGTACCGCCCCGATGCAGAGATACTCGGCGTCCTAATAGCGCCGATGCTCAGACCCGGAAGGGAGATCATCATCGGTGTCACTGAAGACCCACAGTTCGGCCACGCGATAATGTTCGGTCTCGGCGGCATCTTCGTCGAGGTTCTCAAGGACGTTACCTTCAGGATAATCCCAATAACCGAGAGGGACACGAGGAAGATGATAACCGAGATCAGGGGCTACCCGATTCTGGCAGGGGCGCGCGGTGAGGAGCCGGCGGACATAGATGCAATCGTGGACATGCTTCTGAAGGTCTCCCAGCTCGTTGATGAGCTCAGGGACTACATCAAGGAGATGGACCTCAACCCGGTCTTCGTCTACGAGAAGGGCAAGGGCGCTGTAATCGTCGACGCCAGGATAATAGCGAAGATTCCCGAGGAGAAGAAAGAGGAGATAGGCGTCGAGTACAAGGAAAGGTGTGCTTGATCCTTTTCCTTATTTTCCTCCTTGAGAGCACTCGGAGGCAGTTTCTTCTATCTCACTCCAGTTCGAGGGTTCTATCGAGAGCACCTCCAGAGTTCCCTTTTGAGGGTTACCTTATAAATGGAGCCGCCCCTCGGTTCGTGGCTATCCCCCACTCTTACGAGTGTGTAGTTGACCCATAGAAAGGCAATGGAGGTGTTGTTTCTGTATTCAATGTAGCCTGCGATCCCATCGCATGTAATGTTGGGGAAATACTCACCGCACAGTTCCTCCATGGTGTAGATAAAGCTGTGCTCTCCTGTGGGACCTGTAGCGCCTTTGTTCTCTCCCCGGGGGCTAAAGTATAACGACAGGATGATCAAAAAAGAGAAAATGCCAATGGCGAGGAGCTTTTTTATGATAGTCACCCGTGCTCACCTTTATCCCGCTGTATTCTCGAGGAAGTCTTATTAGAGGTTGCCCCGCTCAAGAACCAGCTCCCACTTCTCGCAGACCTTCTTCAGCCGTTCCATTACCTCCCGCTTCCCCCCAAGGACTGGCCACAGAATCGAATCTATATGAAGCGGTGGAATTCCCGTCTCTTGGGCGACCTTTCTCCAGAAGCTCACCGGCGGCTCGTTCGTTATCCTCTCGGTGTACGCCTTTATCCTGACGTCCTCTGGAATGTCGATCTCCATTGGGTACGGGACGAACTCCTCAAAAGCTATTCTCCCCGCGTAGCCGAACATCTTGACGGCGAAAACCACGGTCTTAGCGCTCTTTGGAGAACCCAGGGCTTCGGCGATATCGTTTCGAAGTCCAGCCATGTCTTCAAAATAATACTTCTCAAGTTCTGGAAGCGTTAGCGAGTCCAGGAAAGGCTCAAGCTTTTTCAGTCTCCTGAGCTTCCCCTCAACGAGGCGGCGGTTGGTTCTGGATGCCGGCAAAAACTCAGAGTAGGCTTCGGCTATGCTATTGCTCGGAGGATTCTGGGAGAAGTACTTTGAGAACTCCCACCACCAGTCCTCTCCCTTCCCGCTCAGCTGGTAGCTGACTATGGAGTTGGCTATCACCAGCTTGATGAATGTCTCATCGCTGTTTAGGTTTTCGTGGAGGTTCCGAAGGGCGTCGAACTGCAGGTCTACCCTTTCCTCGATGGTTCTCCCACACTCGATGCCCAGCTCTTTGAGGCCTTCTATAAGTTTGCGAGTCTTTTCCTCGTTTTCCCTGTACTTTATCTTCACGAACCTGTCGAGGGTCATTACTTACCACCGGCGACGTTTTTTATAATCCTGCTCAGGAAGGCGTTCTCCTCAACGATCTCTGCTCCTCTATTTCTCGGTATCCCCAGTTCAATCTTACCCCTTATTCCGTGATCCGTTAGGTAGTCGAAAACCTCGGCACTGAGCATTTGAAACTCTGACTTCAGGATCAGGCCGTATACCGTCGGCCCCCAGCTGCTCTGGCCCGCTCCGTAGGTCTTTTCGTTGAGAAACTCCACTATCAGTGAGATGTCCTCCCTGAACTCACCTCCCTGGAAGCCTGCGAAGTGCCTCCCAACGAGCTTCTGTATGGTGCTCAGGTGCTCTCCAAAGGCTCTTATGTTGCGTTCTTTGAGGGCTGGCAAGAGACCGAGCAGAATCCTGTGGCTTATCTCCCTGGCCGCTTCAACGTCGCCAAAACTGGACTCCATCGTGGGCTTCTCCTCTTCTTCATCTGGACCGCGTTTGAGCTCCGGTATCACGAGGAGAAAAGCCCACTCCTCGGGAAAGTCCTCACGTACTACCAGAGGTGGGACGGAACCCTTGACACCACCATCGAGCACGAAGCCGCCGTAGGCAAAGGTGTATATCCCAGCCCCGCTGTTTTTGCCCCTGCCGAGGGCTCCGGCAAGCCCCTCGATGGGAATATGAATTCCGTTGAGCCTCGCTATTGCGGTTCCCACACTTAAGCTGAGCTGGGTTGTGGAGCCGAGACCCACGTGCCTCGGGATTCCCCTCCTTACCTCAACGAGGTAGTTCACCCCGGTCCCGAAAGTCATGTTCATTTTTTCAATGGTTTTTTCGATAGTCTCAACGTCTTCCCCGTGGGCTTTGATCTCCAGTCTCTCGGACGGGAGGACCCTCACTTCATACCCGCCTTCGAGTGCTACCCCCATACTTCCAAACCGTCTGCCCAGACTGCCCGCTGGGTCTATGAGGCCGAGGTGAAGCCTTCGCGGTGTGTGGATTCTCATTAAGACCACCTCTAGAATATACTGATGTTCCTTTTTAATCGTTGGCAAAAACTTTTTAGGGTTAGATATGTTACAAACTTTGGTGATAAAAT
This region of Thermococcus stetteri genomic DNA includes:
- a CDS encoding dicarboxylate/amino acid:cation symporter — encoded protein: MLIGLVLGAVFGLIAGHFGYAGAVKTYIKPFGDLFVRLLKMLVMPIVLASLVVGAASISPARLGRVGVKIVVYYLATSAMAVFFGLIVGRLFNVGAGVNLGSGTGKAIEAKSPSLVQTLLNIVPTNPFASLSKGEVLPVIFFAIILGIAITYLMNRNEERVRKSAETLLRVFDGLAEAMYLIVGGVMQYAPIGVFALIAYVMAEQGVKVVGPLAKVVGAVYTGLFLQIVITYFILLKVFGIDPLKFIKKAKDAMLTAFVTRSSSGTLPVTMRVAEEEMGVDKGIFSFTLPLGATINMDGTALYQGVTVLFVANAIGHPLTLSQQLVVVLTAVLASIGTAGVPGAGAIMLAMVLQSVGLDLTAGSPVALAYAMILGIDAILDMGRTMVNVTGDLAGTVIVAKTENELDESKWR
- a CDS encoding biotin--[acetyl-CoA-carboxylase] ligase gives rise to the protein MEWKILRLDEVDSTNEYAKKLIPDAPEGTVVVAKRQTTGRGRRGRAWASPEGGLWMSVVLKPPKIDPRLVFVGALAVADTLRDFGIDAWIKWPNDVWVGEKKISGILTEAKGSSVIMGIGLNVNNEIPNELKETAVSMKGLLDKSVNLEEVLKKLLHHLGHWYGVFLENPALLVGEVRERTVLIGKKVRVLQDGGELVGTVVDVSGDGSLLLDVDGQIIKVLYGDVSLRII
- the fba gene encoding class I fructose-bisphosphate aldolase; the encoded protein is MDAYQSVGIRRRLKRFFRRDGRALIFAMDHGFEHGPTDFEPVWEHVNPRVIIRKVVRAGVDGVMMLPGIVRMAGDEVKPDRGLMIKLTSKTNLRPKDEQLLQSQLGYVEDAIKLGADAIAATVYWGSPQEDVMMRQFAEIASYAHDLGFPVVQFAYPRGPYINEKYGKKEDYRVVMYGARAAAETGADMIKTYWTGSRETFAKVVDAAAGVPVLLSGGAKTENPVDFLKVVWEVIEAGGSGAVVGRNIFQRENPEPMIKALIRVIHRNEDPEEAAKAEGLI
- a CDS encoding acetate--CoA ligase family protein; protein product: MAEKIVEELRPFFDPKAVAIIGATDKKGKVGNVIFENFRMNKERGIFKGNIYPVNPKLDEIEGYKVYHSVKELPDDTDLAVIAIPAKFVPATMKDIAEKGIKAVVIITGGFGELGEEGKKMEREIYEIAKAHGIRVIGPNCVGVYVPDTGVDTVFLPEEKMDRPKSGPIAFVSQSGAFAAAMLDWAAMAGIGIGKMVSYGNKIDVDDADLMEYFIHDDEIKVATFYIEGVKDGRKFMEAAKKITKVKPVIALKSGRTEYGAKAASSHTGSLAGADTIYDAVFKQTGIIRAEDFEHMFDLAKAFAALGHKLPKGDRIGIITDGGGAGVMASDAVAKFGLKMAELSEDTIKFLKENFPPHAVAGNPTDVVGDTDAERYRIAIEAFTKDPNVDAIVVIVLFQVPLLEEEKIIEILADYQKKTDKPIVAVAMGGRKTDRYARMLEEKGVPVYPTPERGVRAMEGLVRYAEYLRKVKEE
- a CDS encoding acetate--CoA ligase family protein, whose protein sequence is MAKEEALKVIEDVLKSGRTALVEYEAKQVLKAYGLPVPDEKLAKTLDEALKYAEEIGYPVAMKLMSPQILHKSDAKVVMLNIKSPEELKQKWEEIHENARKYRPDAEILGVLIAPMLRPGREIIIGVTEDPQFGHAIMFGLGGIFVEVLKDVTFRIIPITERDTRKMITEIRGYPILAGARGEEPADIDAIVDMLLKVSQLVDELRDYIKEMDLNPVFVYEKGKGAVIVDARIIAKIPEEKKEEIGVEYKERCA
- a CDS encoding N-glycosylase/DNA lyase — its product is MTLDRFVKIKYRENEEKTRKLIEGLKELGIECGRTIEERVDLQFDALRNLHENLNSDETFIKLVIANSIVSYQLSGKGEDWWWEFSKYFSQNPPSNSIAEAYSEFLPASRTNRRLVEGKLRRLKKLEPFLDSLTLPELEKYYFEDMAGLRNDIAEALGSPKSAKTVVFAVKMFGYAGRIAFEEFVPYPMEIDIPEDVRIKAYTERITNEPPVSFWRKVAQETGIPPLHIDSILWPVLGGKREVMERLKKVCEKWELVLERGNL
- a CDS encoding beta-ribofuranosylaminobenzene 5'-phosphate synthase family protein, with the translated sequence MRIHTPRRLHLGLIDPAGSLGRRFGSMGVALEGGYEVRVLPSERLEIKAHGEDVETIEKTIEKMNMTFGTGVNYLVEVRRGIPRHVGLGSTTQLSLSVGTAIARLNGIHIPIEGLAGALGRGKNSGAGIYTFAYGGFVLDGGVKGSVPPLVVREDFPEEWAFLLVIPELKRGPDEEEEKPTMESSFGDVEAAREISHRILLGLLPALKERNIRAFGEHLSTIQKLVGRHFAGFQGGEFREDISLIVEFLNEKTYGAGQSSWGPTVYGLILKSEFQMLSAEVFDYLTDHGIRGKIELGIPRNRGAEIVEENAFLSRIIKNVAGGK